A stretch of the Acyrthosiphon pisum isolate AL4f chromosome A2, pea_aphid_22Mar2018_4r6ur, whole genome shotgun sequence genome encodes the following:
- the LOC100161828 gene encoding ras-related protein RABF2a isoform X2 has translation MKRLTAKLVFMGSQGVGKSSIITRYIKGDFKKECEATIGASFMYAKVTLRDYQITLKVWDTAGQERFRSLVPMYYRNSDAVAIIFDVSDRDSFNQVKNWINEVRKNTDTPVVYYVVGNKTDLIDTRVIMYEEAEEFANSVNARYWETSVYSNTGIQDLFTNIGRNLIEIVESSKPPVHLKLEIDPEEAPNNERINNSKIQCCTN, from the exons ATGAAGAGATTAACAGCTAAATTAGTATTCATGGGATCTCAGG GTGTTGGTAAATCAAGTATAATCACAAGATACATAAAAGGAGATTTCAAAAAGGAATGTGAAGCAACAATTGGTGCTTCATTTATGTATGCTAAAGTTACATTACGGGACTACCAAATTactttaaaa GTTTGGGATACAGCTGGACAAGAGCGGTTTCGTAGCTTAGTACCAATGTATTACAGGAATTCAGATGCAGTCGCTATTATTTTTGATGTATCAGACAGAGACTCATTTAATCAAGTTAAAAATTGGATTAAtg aagTAAGAAAAAATACAGATACCCCTGTTGTTTATTATGTAGTTGGTAACAAAACTGATCTTATAGATACACGAGTAATAATGTATGAAGAAGCTGAAGAATTCGCTAATTCGGTGAATGCTCGTTATTGGGAAACTAGTGTTTACTCAAACACAG GTATTCAAgacttatttacaaatattggtCGAAACCTTATAGAAATAGTAGAAAGTTCAAAACCACCAGTGCatttaaaacttgaaattgATCCAGAAGAAGCTCCTAACAATGAAAGGATTAATAATTCTAAGATACAATGTTGTACCAAttga
- the LOC100168670 gene encoding protein prenyltransferase alpha subunit repeat-containing protein 1 — translation MDVDDNFPAAKRIITEIQCIVNSDPNLKEFDLVIQPESQNKSPVIYIDHCLGLESWCVRHVYEYVYQRLVSVRKRLKRQESNETITLLTSALLLNPEVLTFWNMRRELILDGYLKPDDELQFSAVVLTFKPKCAEIFTYRRWIFLNILKDFGCNDIVLNELAVGLTAAAGYPSNYNAWNHCFWFIQKSLEHENFSLISHQWEKTKVWCREHISDHSCMQYRQRLLKCLVADKRCLQHLECCTSKSLLRFFNSDERHKLMRPSEDYFGEAIGVALDELYFNEDLIVMYQSHESLWNHRRFLCYLLVNIYKNDCIKEALMNNERRVSTKLLNSNELYVKKHVLWLQTALCIPIKLL, via the exons ATGGATGTAGATGATAATTTCCCAGCAGCAAAACGCATCATTACCGAAATCCAATGTATAGTCAATAGTGATCCTAATCT gaaagaaTTTGATCTAGTCATCCAACCAGAAAGTCAAAATAAATCTCCAGTGATATATATAGACCATTGTTTAGGTCTAGAGTCGTGGTGTGTACGCCATGTGTATGAATATGTCTACCAAAGACTTGTTTCTGTAAGAAAACGATTAAAAAGACAAG aatcCAATGAAACAATAACATTGCTAACATCTGCTCTCTTGTTAAATCCTGAAGTCTTAACATTTTGGAATATGAGACGAGAGTTAATTCTTGATGGATATTTGAAGCCAGATGATGAATTACAATTTTCAGCTGTTGTTTTGACATTTAAACCAAAATGTGCTGAGATATTCACCTACAGAAGATGGAtatttcttaacattttaaaag attttggCTGTAATGATATTGTACTCAATGAGTTGGCAGTAGGATTAACAGCAGCCGCTGGCTATCCAAGTAATTACAATGCATGGAATCATTGTTTTTGGTTTATTCAAAAATCACTTGAACATGAGAACTTTTCCTTGATCTCTCATCAGTGGGAAAAAACTAAAGTTTGGTGCCGTGAACATATATCAGACCATAGTTGTATGCAATACAGACAACGGCTGCTTAAATGTTTAGTTGCTGATAAAAGGTGCTTACAGCATCTGGAGTGTTGTACATCCAAGTCCCTTTTGCGATTTTTTAACTCTGATGAAAGGCATAAACTTATGAGGCCATCAGAAGACTATTTTGGTGAAGCTATTGGTGTTGCTTtagatgaattatattttaatgaagatCTGATTGTGATGTATCAAAGTCATGAATCTCTATGGAATCACCGTAggtttttatgttatttgttagtaaatatttataaaaatgattgtattaaagaagcattaatgaataatgaaagGAGAGTTTCTACCAAATTATTAAACAGTAATgagttatatgttaaaaaacatgttttgtGGCTTCAAACAGCGTTATGCATTcctataaaattactttaa
- the LOC100161828 gene encoding ras-related protein Rab-22A isoform X1: MSQFLYSCILVKLKFPNERIKESALLNGVGKSSIITRYIKGDFKKECEATIGASFMYAKVTLRDYQITLKVWDTAGQERFRSLVPMYYRNSDAVAIIFDVSDRDSFNQVKNWINEVRKNTDTPVVYYVVGNKTDLIDTRVIMYEEAEEFANSVNARYWETSVYSNTGIQDLFTNIGRNLIEIVESSKPPVHLKLEIDPEEAPNNERINNSKIQCCTN; this comes from the exons atGTCACAATTTCTATACTCATGTATTTTGGTGAAACTGAAATTTCCCAACGAACGGATAAAAGAGTCAGCCCTTTTAAAcg GTGTTGGTAAATCAAGTATAATCACAAGATACATAAAAGGAGATTTCAAAAAGGAATGTGAAGCAACAATTGGTGCTTCATTTATGTATGCTAAAGTTACATTACGGGACTACCAAATTactttaaaa GTTTGGGATACAGCTGGACAAGAGCGGTTTCGTAGCTTAGTACCAATGTATTACAGGAATTCAGATGCAGTCGCTATTATTTTTGATGTATCAGACAGAGACTCATTTAATCAAGTTAAAAATTGGATTAAtg aagTAAGAAAAAATACAGATACCCCTGTTGTTTATTATGTAGTTGGTAACAAAACTGATCTTATAGATACACGAGTAATAATGTATGAAGAAGCTGAAGAATTCGCTAATTCGGTGAATGCTCGTTATTGGGAAACTAGTGTTTACTCAAACACAG GTATTCAAgacttatttacaaatattggtCGAAACCTTATAGAAATAGTAGAAAGTTCAAAACCACCAGTGCatttaaaacttgaaattgATCCAGAAGAAGCTCCTAACAATGAAAGGATTAATAATTCTAAGATACAATGTTGTACCAAttga
- the LOC100161828 gene encoding ras-related protein Rab-5B isoform X3, giving the protein MEGVGKSSIITRYIKGDFKKECEATIGASFMYAKVTLRDYQITLKVWDTAGQERFRSLVPMYYRNSDAVAIIFDVSDRDSFNQVKNWINEVRKNTDTPVVYYVVGNKTDLIDTRVIMYEEAEEFANSVNARYWETSVYSNTGIQDLFTNIGRNLIEIVESSKPPVHLKLEIDPEEAPNNERINNSKIQCCTN; this is encoded by the exons ATGgaag GTGTTGGTAAATCAAGTATAATCACAAGATACATAAAAGGAGATTTCAAAAAGGAATGTGAAGCAACAATTGGTGCTTCATTTATGTATGCTAAAGTTACATTACGGGACTACCAAATTactttaaaa GTTTGGGATACAGCTGGACAAGAGCGGTTTCGTAGCTTAGTACCAATGTATTACAGGAATTCAGATGCAGTCGCTATTATTTTTGATGTATCAGACAGAGACTCATTTAATCAAGTTAAAAATTGGATTAAtg aagTAAGAAAAAATACAGATACCCCTGTTGTTTATTATGTAGTTGGTAACAAAACTGATCTTATAGATACACGAGTAATAATGTATGAAGAAGCTGAAGAATTCGCTAATTCGGTGAATGCTCGTTATTGGGAAACTAGTGTTTACTCAAACACAG GTATTCAAgacttatttacaaatattggtCGAAACCTTATAGAAATAGTAGAAAGTTCAAAACCACCAGTGCatttaaaacttgaaattgATCCAGAAGAAGCTCCTAACAATGAAAGGATTAATAATTCTAAGATACAATGTTGTACCAAttga
- the LOC100166603 gene encoding programmed cell death protein 7, producing the protein MSEQDIHNNIYSEANANNFWLTRPPPPFMPPPPIQPMYNSDYKMPLISPHLFPCNKPAQNYYMPYDGNISNQYYQDQYVPSNQNISNSFSSLPDNIDEEYILQYVCPIPKSLKDDTSIWIEKWLASKEKDIAIKNVNSTNLIEINQISNSVKECKQLLENMGIKKKYMEQNVSTMTEAEWIKACSDLISNKKRIDTIVATLHFDTSSMSELKFRIAKRRKKRERLRRFKSNLKIIKSQQKDEIREINRKIDAWQNALKENILKEKRVNKTKTEANIVLKGVRGKIEDAKNQISLLDNLEKLRKCRLQNCVNKRKNPLLENSLNKLKILWQQKLTDYNKEEEGLKNMLIEAEAKKHEKREIEIQEKFAEWDRILFGPNFRSHEMVFDNHTFLEIRRGWDKYVVNENEISASSSIPLGWILPLVPCNTDWAKYSNNANIL; encoded by the exons aTGTCTGAACAAGATATTCATAACAACATATATTCTGAGGCGAACGCTAACAATTTCTGGTTAACACGTCCCCCACCTCCTTTTATGCCACCCCCACCTATTCAACCAATGTATAATTCAGATTATAAAATGCCTTTAATTTCCCCACATCTATTTCCATGTAATAAACCAGCACAAAACTATTATATGCCTTATGATGGCAATATTAGTAATCAATACTATCAAGACCAATATGTACCATCTAATCAGAATATAAGCAATTCATTTTCATCTCTTCCGGACAATATTGATGAAGAATACATCCTCCAATATGTATGTCCTATACCAAAATCTTTAAAAGATGATACTAGTATTTGGATTGAAAAGTGGTTAGCCAGCAAAGAAAAAGATATTGCAATTAAGAATGTAAATTCAACAAATTTAATAGAG attaaccAAATCAGCAATAGTGTGAAAgaatgtaaacaattattagaaaacatgggtataaaaaaaaaatatatggagCAGAATGTATCAACTATGACAGAAGCTGAATGGATAAAAGCTTGTTCGGATTTAATCTCAAAtaaa aaACGCATAGATACAATAGTAGCAACATTACATTTTGATACTAGCTCAATGTCTGAATTAAAATTTCGAATAgccaaaagaagaaaaaaaagggAAAGATTAAGGAGATTTAAATCCaacctaaaaattattaaatcccAACAAAAAGATGAAATAAGAGAAATAAACAGAAAGATTGATGCTTGGCAAAATGCCTTAaaggaaaatatattaaaagaaaaaaga gttaaCAAAACTAAGACCGAGGCTAACATTGTCTTGAAAGGAGTTAGAGGAAAAATAGAAGATGCTAAAAATCAGATATCATTGTTagataatttagaaaaattaagaaaatgtaGACTTCAAAACTGtgttaacaaaagaaaaaatccaCTTTTAGAAAATTccttga ataaattaaaaatactttggcAGCAGAAATTAACAGACTACAATAAAGAAGAAGAAGGATTGAAAAATATGCTTATTGAAGCTGAAgcaaaaaaacacgaaaaacgAGAAATTGAAATTCAAGAAAAGTTTGCAGAATGGGATCGTATACTTTTTGGTCCAAATTTTAGGTCTCATGAAATGGTGTTTGATAATCATACATTCCTTGAAATacg gagAGGCTGGGATAAATATGTTgtcaatgaaaatgaaatatcaGCATCTAGCAGTATTCCTTTGGGTTGGATTTTACCATTAGTACCTTGTAATACTGATTGGGCTAAATATTCCAATAAtgctaatatattgtaa
- the LOC103307753 gene encoding tubulin-specific chaperone A yields the protein MADPRIKTLKIKTGVVKRLTKEKLMYIQETDQQQEKVEKLKKAGIDENTLKKQEEVLRESQMMIPDTQRRLKAAFEELKSIVADCEELKEEQDYLNAQKFLAEAEKEMN from the exons ATGGCTGATCCTCGTATTAAGACATTAAAGATCAAAACGGGAGTAGTGAAAAGATTAACAAAAGAGAAACTTATGTATATACAAGAAACAGATCAACAACAGGAAAAGGTTGAGAAATTGAAAAAGGCTG gaattGACGAGAATACTCTTAAGAAGCAAGAAGAAGTTCTAAGGGAGTCACAGATGATGATACCAGATACTCAGAGAAGATTAAAAGCTGCATTTGAAGAATTGAAAAGTATTGTAGCTGATTGTGAAGAGCTAAAAGAAGAGCAAGATTATTTGAACGCTCAAAAGTTTTTAGCTGAGGCTGAAAAAGAAATGAATTAA